In Streptomyces canus, one DNA window encodes the following:
- a CDS encoding DUF2634 domain-containing protein, with product MTNPGIGTPDNPGLPGLGFSGLPGLGLPGSGAPGSGAPSLGRSLAVEAGDLVIDERTGGPAMVEGQEALAQALVLAVETQLGSDRVNTGFGFDRLAVGRYALGVHARKEYIRMELVRCLGADPRVTDVREVTFQDDPRFFELRPDLDAAARDRIGWATRAGRGYTAFAIIDTVAGSTLTLESGGRLE from the coding sequence ATGACCAACCCCGGCATCGGCACACCCGACAATCCCGGCCTCCCCGGGCTCGGCTTCTCCGGGCTCCCCGGCCTCGGCCTCCCGGGCTCCGGCGCTCCTGGCAGCGGCGCCCCCAGCCTCGGCCGCAGCCTCGCGGTCGAGGCCGGAGACCTGGTCATCGACGAACGCACCGGTGGCCCGGCGATGGTCGAGGGCCAGGAAGCACTGGCCCAGGCTCTGGTGCTGGCTGTCGAGACCCAGCTGGGCAGTGACCGCGTCAACACCGGCTTCGGCTTCGACCGCCTGGCGGTGGGCCGGTATGCCCTCGGCGTCCACGCGCGCAAGGAGTACATCCGTATGGAACTGGTCCGCTGCCTCGGTGCGGACCCCCGTGTCACCGACGTCCGGGAGGTCACCTTCCAGGACGATCCGCGCTTCTTCGAGCTCCGGCCGGACCTGGACGCGGCGGCCCGCGACCGGATCGGCTGGGCGACCCGGGCCGGCCGCGGCTACACGGCTTTCGCGATCATCGACACCGTCGCCGGCTCCACGCTGACCCTGGAATCGGGAGGACGCCTTGAGTGA
- a CDS encoding AHH domain-containing protein, protein MSPGGDSLSIRLHLPESVTLDGEPAQDRQRALEQVLLRAVSKAVAGLRETGLRANGMPQPAGAAPFTPLATAVAVEGAVQAEAAAGPSAGGGFHLAFALSADAVGNLTDQAAGTGQSAPTTAEPAAPPAAPAPAPASPPPAASAPQTAPPPADAPEPPPGGQDKTPTAAKADDVVEGPSALDGHVVMLLLGGRTVTLGGATRYVRASNLTRAIQLGLNVFGTTSFALLEGPLGAQGSGLWAVATTPTVSDQALKRGAERWSAAGVLEMTTVEGGEVKGSIVDEDGHRYAVLSVVSKEKHHLVPNAEAGREIIARMKHGGRELPAAETHRLVFGDLDQLVDQVLGGDESRLQAVADRLAQFDMVAFWTVPMTTKARYLQVLIRAWTLDEHERAIVEIMRSLKSVAELDYVRGELARAGIAEQLFRDIGDNLWDLLVTVGSRFGRHTDFTVRGVANLVAEAFDLSPEAREEIRRNVLTGGAVQLSLWVLTEIETLAVAAVNLLMGFIEGLAMIVTRPAQIIEGLGQLVHLVLTFYLAGEGYKPAEAECAVLVKHIGRQLGDGLEGAALLHVGERVLARIKWAVVLEVASWFVGIGELKAVASAVGLTEKLASVLRFLALIGKAAEGVEGSRIAAGLPRVARAMRIGSAVLSDLRTDEDVLRLLSHLPVEDQRRLGEVLEHVDVAENSTLADLLAHEQLKVVEGPLRKAEILQTLAAKSGGLSEELAYAFRRLAGPGGFSEQELGRLAKALKPGEGKLFLAALEQIGLARIGPGAEVGMDFLTVLAADTRRMDAVRSVGYQVVQVAFDVAGGETAAFDAILLEIALWQQEARRTDRAAAFSTMLERLERADPEAWRLVAGAHAAAGPAVEHAAVLGRIRSIRARYRGRAVHREAMLRQLEALRRLSKKNPRLAMDIIEEFEARRLDRVGTFADDADLAQAFDDASKWATHDEQVLLHEAGEAPPEALAPSDTPDKPWGADRPTAAMARNMPEPPPPGHDLHHIVPEGDPRAEIARRILEDAEIDVRQGPENGIYLPRTSTDPRIVAEAATRHPTLHTNAYYKELTLRLIEARRSNTVHETLAVLKEELKNGQFFHLEDGATKGERFADWLMREGGDLEWLESDELLEIVEATRRRPRPRIAPAAPAAAPRPTAPGGPRIAPDPPAPEPPPAPPSGELLDDPVESADARRLRLPGNKPER, encoded by the coding sequence GTCGGCGCCGACGACCGCCGAGCCCGCCGCACCCCCGGCCGCCCCTGCGCCGGCCCCGGCCTCGCCGCCGCCCGCTGCCTCGGCCCCGCAGACGGCCCCGCCGCCCGCCGACGCGCCCGAGCCGCCGCCGGGCGGCCAGGACAAGACGCCGACAGCGGCCAAGGCGGACGACGTGGTCGAGGGCCCCAGCGCCCTGGACGGCCACGTGGTGATGCTGCTCCTGGGCGGCCGTACGGTGACCTTGGGCGGGGCCACGCGCTACGTCCGGGCGAGTAATCTCACCCGGGCCATCCAGCTGGGCCTCAACGTGTTCGGCACCACTTCCTTCGCGCTGCTGGAAGGCCCGCTGGGGGCGCAGGGCAGCGGCCTGTGGGCAGTCGCGACCACCCCCACCGTCTCCGACCAGGCGCTCAAGCGGGGCGCCGAGCGATGGTCCGCGGCGGGTGTGCTGGAGATGACCACCGTCGAGGGCGGTGAGGTCAAGGGAAGCATCGTGGACGAGGACGGGCACCGCTACGCCGTCCTGTCGGTGGTGTCCAAGGAAAAGCACCACTTGGTCCCGAACGCCGAGGCTGGCCGGGAGATCATCGCCCGGATGAAGCACGGTGGCCGCGAGCTGCCGGCGGCCGAGACCCACCGACTGGTCTTCGGCGACCTCGACCAGCTGGTGGACCAGGTGCTCGGTGGTGACGAGTCCCGGCTCCAGGCCGTCGCCGACCGCCTGGCCCAGTTCGACATGGTGGCCTTCTGGACCGTCCCGATGACGACAAAGGCCCGCTACCTCCAGGTGCTGATCAGGGCCTGGACGCTGGACGAGCACGAGCGAGCGATCGTCGAGATCATGCGGTCGCTCAAGAGCGTCGCGGAACTGGACTACGTACGGGGCGAACTGGCCAGGGCCGGGATCGCCGAGCAGCTGTTCAGGGACATCGGCGACAACCTGTGGGACCTGCTGGTCACGGTCGGCTCCCGGTTCGGCAGGCACACCGACTTCACCGTACGCGGGGTGGCGAACCTGGTCGCCGAGGCGTTCGACCTGTCACCGGAGGCACGGGAGGAGATCCGACGCAACGTGCTGACGGGCGGGGCCGTCCAGCTCAGCCTTTGGGTGCTGACCGAGATCGAAACCCTCGCGGTGGCTGCGGTGAACCTGCTGATGGGGTTCATCGAAGGGCTGGCGATGATCGTCACGCGCCCGGCGCAGATCATCGAGGGCCTGGGCCAACTCGTACATCTGGTGCTGACGTTCTATCTGGCCGGAGAGGGCTACAAGCCAGCCGAAGCCGAATGCGCCGTGCTGGTGAAGCACATCGGCCGGCAGCTGGGGGACGGCCTGGAGGGCGCTGCGCTGCTGCACGTCGGCGAGCGGGTTCTCGCCAGAATCAAGTGGGCCGTCGTGCTCGAGGTCGCCTCCTGGTTCGTCGGCATCGGCGAGCTCAAGGCGGTGGCCTCCGCCGTCGGCCTCACGGAGAAACTGGCATCGGTGCTGCGGTTCCTGGCCCTCATCGGCAAGGCCGCCGAGGGCGTCGAGGGAAGCCGGATCGCGGCCGGTCTGCCCCGGGTGGCGCGTGCGATGCGGATCGGCAGCGCGGTGCTGAGCGACCTCCGGACGGACGAAGACGTCCTGCGGCTGCTGTCCCATCTGCCGGTCGAGGACCAGCGCAGACTCGGCGAGGTACTCGAGCACGTCGACGTCGCCGAGAACAGCACCCTGGCGGATCTGCTCGCCCACGAGCAGCTCAAGGTGGTCGAGGGGCCGCTTCGCAAGGCCGAGATCCTGCAGACCCTGGCCGCCAAGTCGGGCGGCCTCAGCGAGGAGCTGGCGTACGCGTTCCGCCGGCTGGCCGGCCCGGGCGGCTTCTCCGAGCAGGAACTCGGCCGGCTCGCCAAGGCGCTCAAGCCCGGCGAGGGCAAGCTGTTCCTGGCAGCCCTGGAGCAGATCGGTCTGGCGCGGATCGGTCCGGGCGCGGAGGTCGGGATGGACTTCCTGACCGTGCTGGCCGCAGACACCCGCCGGATGGACGCCGTTCGTTCGGTCGGCTACCAGGTGGTCCAGGTGGCGTTCGACGTGGCCGGCGGCGAGACGGCGGCCTTCGACGCGATCCTGCTGGAGATCGCCCTCTGGCAGCAGGAGGCCCGCCGGACCGACCGGGCCGCCGCGTTCAGCACGATGCTGGAGCGCCTGGAACGCGCCGACCCCGAAGCCTGGCGTCTGGTCGCCGGCGCCCACGCGGCGGCCGGGCCCGCGGTCGAGCACGCGGCCGTCCTCGGCCGCATCCGGTCGATCCGGGCCCGCTACCGGGGGCGGGCCGTGCACCGCGAGGCCATGCTGCGGCAGCTGGAGGCCTTGCGGAGGCTGTCCAAGAAGAACCCTCGACTGGCGATGGACATCATCGAGGAGTTCGAGGCCCGCCGCCTGGACCGCGTGGGCACCTTCGCCGATGATGCCGACCTCGCCCAAGCCTTCGACGACGCGTCCAAGTGGGCGACCCACGACGAGCAGGTCCTGCTCCACGAGGCCGGGGAGGCGCCGCCGGAGGCCCTCGCGCCGTCCGACACGCCGGACAAGCCGTGGGGCGCGGACCGCCCCACGGCCGCGATGGCACGCAATATGCCCGAGCCGCCCCCGCCCGGCCACGATCTTCACCACATCGTGCCGGAGGGCGACCCGCGTGCCGAGATCGCCCGCCGCATCCTGGAAGACGCCGAGATCGACGTGCGCCAGGGCCCGGAGAACGGGATCTACCTGCCCCGCACCTCGACCGACCCGAGGATCGTCGCGGAGGCGGCGACCCGGCACCCCACACTTCACACCAACGCGTACTACAAGGAGCTGACCCTCCGTCTGATCGAGGCCAGGCGCAGCAACACGGTCCACGAGACGCTGGCGGTACTCAAGGAAGAACTCAAGAACGGTCAGTTCTTCCACCTTGAGGACGGCGCGACCAAGGGGGAGCGGTTCGCGGACTGGCTGATGCGGGAAGGTGGAGACCTCGAATGGCTCGAGTCGGACGAGTTGTTGGAGATCGTGGAGGCCACCCGCCGCCGGCCCCGTCCGAGGATCGCCCCCGCCGCTCCCGCCGCCGCACCCCGGCCCACAGCCCCCGGCGGCCCTCGTATCGCCCCCGACCCACCCGCCCCGGAGCCGCCGCCTGCCCCGCCCTCCGGTGAACTCCTCGACGACCCCGTGGAGTCGGCCGATGCCCGCCGGCTCCGGCTGCCCGGAAACAAACCGGAGAGGTAG
- a CDS encoding peptidoglycan-binding protein: MAELWMPGAIKEDLGNSAACDPAFPAKAIAHITADVKATAAAPRDLVPFTTLKRFFTGSGKRLAPHILWDPFSGSFAQFFPATSRSLALLDGPGGTRTNRAGKVVIQIEALFFPHCRVDGRVFASLSETPCKDWSKLNAWVRSWGVTDHWPMDHPDGFTAHRSASVWQSQGGWYAHAHVPENDHVDPGSWPMFVDGHQPGAGPEKPPIGTPEQEPFPGASFFHAGRKSPVIAAMHRRLVAEDCNRYQAGADADVWGSGDVKSFAAWQHKLGFSGGEADGIPGKSSWDRLHVPNV, translated from the coding sequence ATGGCCGAACTGTGGATGCCTGGCGCCATCAAAGAGGACCTCGGCAACAGTGCCGCGTGCGACCCGGCGTTTCCGGCGAAGGCGATCGCGCACATTACCGCGGACGTCAAGGCAACCGCCGCCGCGCCCCGGGATCTGGTGCCCTTCACCACTCTGAAGCGATTCTTCACCGGAAGTGGGAAGCGGCTGGCGCCACACATCCTCTGGGATCCGTTCTCCGGATCGTTCGCCCAGTTCTTCCCAGCCACCTCCCGCAGCCTCGCCCTCCTCGATGGACCCGGCGGCACCCGGACCAACCGGGCGGGAAAGGTCGTCATCCAGATCGAAGCCCTGTTCTTCCCGCACTGCCGCGTCGATGGCAGGGTCTTCGCGAGTCTGTCGGAGACCCCGTGCAAGGACTGGAGCAAACTCAACGCCTGGGTGCGCTCGTGGGGTGTTACGGACCACTGGCCCATGGATCACCCGGACGGTTTCACAGCCCATCGCTCCGCGAGCGTGTGGCAGTCACAGGGGGGCTGGTACGCGCACGCCCACGTCCCGGAGAACGACCATGTCGATCCTGGATCGTGGCCGATGTTCGTGGACGGGCACCAGCCGGGCGCCGGGCCGGAGAAGCCGCCGATCGGTACGCCTGAGCAGGAGCCGTTCCCCGGTGCGTCCTTCTTCCACGCCGGCCGCAAATCGCCGGTCATCGCCGCGATGCACCGTCGGCTCGTCGCGGAGGACTGCAACCGGTACCAAGCCGGTGCCGACGCCGATGTGTGGGGCTCGGGCGATGTGAAGTCCTTCGCGGCCTGGCAGCACAAGCTCGGGTTCTCGGGCGGCGAGGCGGACGGCATCCCCGGCAAATCCAGCTGGGACAGGCTGCACGTCCCCAACGTGTGA
- a CDS encoding baseplate J/gp47 family protein yields the protein MSDLAPKGFDQYGVTAEGFVVKGLDRIVADQQARARAMFGSDVDLGSGSALRKVLDAAAVHTHELWRGLENQYYANFATTAQGAALDLLGTDLGIDRQFLRASGQVELTLAGAELDRRFVLPQGTVVETAATPHTSLRTTATATLSAGRLPLAVGVQAVHRGQDGDVPANQELRLEPHWARLHLNLGPATVTVANPAPITGGELLEGDDVYRARLLGVPRTLWTKDALLVRILELPGVRDAAIFDPLGGVDASRSRFNTYLFGRHPFSAQRQTGSPYYFDVVVAVEAGWPWHPTDGDIPAVHDAVLDTVEQWRPVSVFPNITSANQVDVGIRATLVVQPGHDPDAIKGEILTAVHTGVERLRLGRGVLHSDIVLTARSTAGVVDVQNLRLRRCAPMFGDISLSGAVFGNAQEFSVGENLPLAPDEIARFAIDSPLIDIQVSSQ from the coding sequence TTGAGTGACCTCGCCCCTAAGGGATTCGACCAGTACGGCGTGACTGCGGAGGGCTTCGTGGTCAAGGGCCTGGACCGTATCGTCGCCGACCAGCAGGCCCGCGCCAGAGCGATGTTCGGCAGCGACGTCGATCTCGGCTCCGGCAGCGCCCTGCGCAAGGTGCTGGACGCCGCCGCCGTCCACACCCACGAGCTGTGGCGCGGCCTGGAGAACCAGTACTACGCCAACTTCGCCACCACCGCCCAGGGGGCCGCCCTCGACCTGCTCGGCACCGACCTCGGCATCGACCGGCAGTTCCTGCGGGCCTCGGGGCAGGTCGAGCTGACCTTGGCCGGCGCCGAACTGGATCGCCGGTTCGTCCTGCCGCAGGGGACCGTTGTCGAGACCGCCGCGACGCCGCACACCAGCCTGCGGACCACTGCCACGGCCACCCTGTCGGCCGGCAGGCTTCCGCTGGCCGTCGGTGTCCAGGCCGTCCACCGCGGCCAGGACGGCGACGTGCCCGCCAACCAGGAGCTGCGGCTGGAACCCCACTGGGCGAGGCTCCACCTCAACCTGGGACCCGCCACCGTCACCGTCGCCAACCCCGCGCCGATCACCGGCGGCGAGCTGCTGGAAGGCGACGACGTCTACCGGGCCCGGCTGCTCGGCGTCCCCCGCACACTGTGGACCAAGGACGCCCTGCTCGTCCGGATCCTGGAGCTGCCCGGTGTACGGGACGCGGCGATCTTCGACCCGCTCGGTGGTGTGGACGCGTCCCGAAGCCGCTTCAACACGTACCTCTTCGGCCGACACCCGTTCTCCGCGCAGCGGCAGACCGGCTCGCCGTACTACTTCGACGTAGTCGTCGCGGTCGAGGCGGGGTGGCCCTGGCACCCGACGGACGGTGACATACCCGCCGTTCACGACGCTGTACTGGACACCGTCGAGCAGTGGCGGCCGGTGTCGGTCTTCCCGAACATCACATCGGCCAACCAGGTCGACGTCGGTATCCGGGCCACTCTGGTCGTCCAGCCCGGCCATGACCCGGATGCCATCAAGGGCGAGATCCTGACCGCCGTGCACACCGGCGTGGAGCGGCTCCGCCTGGGCCGGGGCGTCCTGCACTCCGACATCGTGCTGACCGCGCGATCCACCGCCGGAGTGGTGGACGTCCAGAACCTGCGACTGCGCCGCTGCGCCCCCATGTTCGGTGACATCAGCCTCTCGGGCGCCGTGTTCGGCAACGCGCAGGAGTTTTCCGTCGGCGAGAACCTGCCGCTCGCACCCGACGAGATCGCCCGGTTCGCCATCGACAGTCCGCTGATCGACATTCAGGTTTCGAGCCAATGA
- a CDS encoding LamG-like jellyroll fold domain-containing protein, with product MTTDFLDILRGGLTPTYDRGMERLTLRLLPHADGTLHARYSFQTYLDCYGRLPDSPRYLLAPRLRSTEPLLVRVWFTRAPELAEEPVDVQIPAGWPAGHSMAVELPGRAAELGNRITLTRVQPLAPASQSAADWQVTALLGNLAKLLWVIGRGQEELTWQLGEVTSQRYAHSAHGASLDLLGQDLGAPRFPPRPYTWDDRTVALYHLDDQRPPESQADVVDVADAGAQFGAPGHPGTNAGARSGRTGRFSAAFEFAGPAGITVDDSPDFGFGPDASFTVEAVVRPDRTSTRSGAVIAKCSLLSSADAPGWSLTVGRFRELDRNLRLSVSDGATAVQLFADRDLGDGVFHHVAGVVERLPLALAPGEPPGAGPVVVRLYLDGVDVARRRLDRLGALSNHEPIVLGTGRESPADASAAAQYAGLLEEVRISRTARTSFEPVTGEGDDHYRSRLKLFQRWLVPTPDALERVLNESGPIGTQHAPFEIDEAADRPAVGSLALRVLPRALTLGQSIAADGDQQCGEAESVGTPQDEPDFDPGWLCRHDDRGGLDFGASQDNRLMQLAVRTALDALLDRLRAQPGTLRVLRAHDRAAAGLHRVGRALLLRHDTLGAAELAVHAHAAGFGWVQHTRDGLVHAAQPPGPAFRIIANAAVHPIRAGDDLTLDLEPDPARLAGAEVHWSVTRCGPGDAEVSQGVPAVLHTKAAGEVTVQVEVTRAGHSRGGSRAFRIGLAGGGLGAGESISRAGVPAVTEEQAAGPRTEDFDDTYLEVRTDDLLGARGTIDYGAAEGNRRMQRVTALALDRLLDRLAGQGGTVSVAGAYDPADTGLRGQGRALMLRHSELAAGELAALAFDAGFDFVKVAPDGPVAAETHVHVAVAPGEQIGVIGPSEIAVDEAATFTAVPHPAPADACFAPDGAHVYFTELGSHRVTSFAVAAPAHEDFPRLTLAASTPVAPFPGPLVVAGGRLYVAHRLSDSVSVLDPHTLAPAAPAVTGPQPVALGTDGSRLFVAHAGDRTLRAYDPLTQQQTGSVALPDVPRAIAVSPGSPVLVVLLDGGRFCSVTRDGLRLQATAISTGPATQALSAAITPDGTKLYMALLSGGPDGGNASVQVYPTGAATPIATIEGFPAGTSPQALRTAPDGVHLYVATSGSEEAAGRVHVIDTTSDIMLPLTFNPGGDCRAVAVSPAAAPYHPCVLAAPQNGASVLLADPAPLGRTPPLPPRLASRHPLSPGGGQELSWSVTPSGRGLVTPASLDSPVTRIEGRAPGVVPVRAVYLPSGGLRPYQCEVRLRGELDGTEARISKDRYDLVLNILNWFHPIGVEFRTERLRRHVKELLDTLADADLLPAYTFPNFHTSDQPPSRFIRPDKDDER from the coding sequence ATGACCACCGACTTCCTCGACATCCTGCGCGGGGGCCTCACCCCCACCTACGACCGGGGCATGGAACGGCTCACCCTTCGTCTCCTGCCGCATGCCGACGGGACACTCCACGCCCGGTACAGCTTCCAGACCTACCTGGACTGCTACGGGCGGCTGCCCGACTCCCCCCGGTACCTCCTGGCGCCGCGGCTGCGGAGCACCGAACCGCTCCTGGTACGGGTCTGGTTCACCCGAGCGCCGGAACTGGCCGAGGAGCCCGTCGACGTCCAGATCCCCGCCGGGTGGCCAGCCGGTCACAGCATGGCGGTGGAACTGCCCGGCCGTGCCGCCGAACTCGGCAACCGGATCACGCTGACCCGGGTCCAACCGCTCGCCCCGGCCTCACAGTCGGCGGCGGACTGGCAGGTCACCGCGCTGCTCGGCAATCTCGCCAAGCTGCTCTGGGTGATCGGACGCGGTCAGGAGGAACTGACCTGGCAGCTCGGCGAGGTGACCTCCCAGCGCTACGCGCACAGCGCTCATGGCGCCAGTCTGGATCTGCTGGGCCAGGACCTCGGTGCACCTCGCTTCCCGCCGCGGCCGTACACCTGGGACGACCGGACGGTCGCGCTGTATCACCTGGACGACCAACGGCCGCCGGAGTCGCAGGCGGACGTGGTCGACGTCGCCGACGCCGGCGCGCAGTTCGGGGCCCCCGGCCACCCGGGAACCAACGCCGGTGCGCGCAGCGGGCGCACCGGCCGGTTCTCGGCGGCCTTCGAGTTCGCCGGCCCCGCTGGCATCACCGTCGACGACAGCCCGGACTTCGGCTTCGGGCCGGACGCCTCGTTCACCGTCGAGGCAGTCGTGCGGCCGGACCGGACCTCCACCCGGTCCGGGGCCGTCATCGCCAAATGCTCACTGCTGAGCTCCGCCGACGCCCCGGGCTGGTCGCTGACCGTCGGCCGCTTCCGCGAACTCGACCGCAACCTGCGGCTGTCAGTCTCCGACGGTGCCACGGCGGTGCAACTGTTCGCCGACCGCGATCTGGGGGACGGAGTCTTCCACCACGTAGCCGGAGTCGTGGAACGGCTGCCCCTCGCCCTCGCCCCCGGCGAGCCGCCCGGCGCGGGCCCGGTCGTGGTAAGGCTCTACCTCGACGGCGTCGACGTGGCCCGTCGGCGGTTGGACCGATTGGGCGCGCTGTCCAACCACGAGCCGATCGTGCTCGGCACGGGCCGGGAGTCACCGGCCGACGCGAGCGCCGCCGCCCAGTACGCGGGCCTGCTGGAGGAGGTCCGGATCTCGCGGACGGCCCGCACCTCCTTCGAGCCGGTGACCGGGGAGGGCGACGATCACTACCGGTCGCGCCTGAAGCTCTTCCAACGCTGGTTGGTGCCCACGCCGGACGCCCTCGAAAGAGTCCTCAACGAGTCAGGTCCGATCGGAACGCAGCATGCTCCGTTCGAGATCGACGAAGCGGCGGACCGGCCAGCGGTGGGCTCCCTCGCACTGCGGGTGTTGCCGCGCGCGCTCACCCTGGGGCAAAGCATCGCGGCCGATGGCGACCAGCAGTGCGGCGAGGCCGAGTCGGTCGGCACACCGCAGGACGAACCCGACTTCGACCCGGGGTGGCTCTGCCGCCACGATGACCGCGGCGGCCTCGACTTCGGCGCGAGCCAGGACAACCGGTTGATGCAGCTCGCCGTCCGCACGGCGCTGGATGCACTGCTGGACCGGCTCCGCGCGCAGCCCGGGACGCTGAGAGTGCTGCGAGCCCATGACCGGGCTGCCGCCGGGCTGCACCGGGTCGGGCGGGCGCTGCTCCTCCGCCACGACACCCTGGGAGCAGCCGAGCTCGCCGTGCACGCCCACGCCGCAGGGTTCGGCTGGGTCCAGCACACCCGCGACGGCCTGGTCCATGCCGCCCAGCCTCCCGGTCCGGCCTTCCGCATCATCGCCAACGCCGCGGTCCATCCGATACGGGCGGGCGACGACCTGACCCTTGACCTGGAGCCGGACCCGGCCCGGCTCGCCGGGGCCGAGGTCCACTGGTCGGTCACCCGCTGCGGGCCGGGCGACGCCGAGGTAAGCCAGGGCGTCCCCGCGGTTCTGCACACCAAGGCCGCCGGGGAGGTGACCGTCCAGGTCGAGGTCACCCGCGCCGGCCACTCCCGGGGCGGCAGCCGTGCGTTCCGGATCGGCCTGGCCGGCGGCGGGCTCGGCGCCGGCGAGTCGATCAGCCGCGCCGGCGTGCCCGCCGTCACCGAGGAACAGGCAGCAGGACCGCGCACCGAGGACTTCGACGACACCTACCTGGAGGTGCGCACCGACGATCTGCTGGGCGCACGCGGAACCATCGACTACGGCGCAGCCGAGGGCAACCGGCGGATGCAGCGTGTCACCGCCCTCGCCCTGGACCGGCTGCTGGACAGGCTCGCCGGCCAGGGCGGCACGGTGTCGGTGGCCGGGGCCTACGATCCGGCCGACACCGGCCTGCGTGGCCAGGGCCGGGCGCTGATGCTGAGGCACTCCGAGCTGGCCGCCGGCGAACTGGCCGCGCTTGCCTTCGACGCCGGGTTCGACTTCGTCAAGGTCGCCCCCGACGGCCCGGTGGCAGCCGAAACCCACGTCCACGTTGCCGTGGCCCCGGGCGAGCAGATCGGGGTCATCGGCCCCTCCGAGATCGCCGTCGACGAGGCCGCGACGTTCACCGCCGTGCCGCACCCCGCGCCTGCCGACGCCTGCTTCGCACCGGACGGCGCTCACGTCTACTTCACCGAGCTCGGCAGCCACCGGGTCACCTCCTTCGCCGTGGCGGCTCCCGCGCACGAGGACTTCCCCCGCCTCACCCTGGCCGCCTCCACCCCGGTGGCCCCGTTCCCCGGCCCGCTCGTTGTGGCCGGCGGCAGGCTCTACGTGGCGCACCGGCTCTCGGACTCGGTCTCTGTACTGGATCCGCACACCCTCGCCCCCGCCGCCCCCGCCGTCACGGGTCCGCAACCCGTCGCCCTGGGCACCGACGGCAGCCGGCTCTTCGTCGCCCATGCGGGCGACCGCACCCTGCGCGCGTACGACCCACTGACACAGCAGCAGACCGGCAGCGTGGCACTGCCCGACGTACCGCGCGCCATCGCGGTGAGCCCCGGCAGTCCCGTGCTGGTCGTGCTGCTCGACGGCGGCCGGTTCTGCTCGGTCACCCGGGACGGTCTCCGGCTCCAGGCCACGGCCATCAGCACCGGCCCCGCCACCCAGGCCCTGTCCGCCGCCATCACGCCGGACGGGACGAAGCTGTACATGGCCCTGCTGTCCGGGGGGCCGGACGGTGGCAACGCGTCGGTCCAGGTCTACCCGACCGGTGCAGCAACGCCGATCGCCACCATCGAGGGCTTCCCGGCCGGGACATCGCCGCAGGCATTGCGCACCGCCCCGGACGGCGTGCACCTGTACGTCGCGACTAGCGGATCCGAGGAGGCGGCCGGGCGCGTGCACGTGATCGACACGACCTCCGACATCATGCTGCCCCTGACGTTCAACCCCGGTGGCGACTGCCGGGCCGTGGCGGTCAGCCCGGCCGCCGCGCCCTACCACCCCTGTGTGCTCGCCGCCCCGCAGAACGGCGCGAGCGTGCTGCTCGCCGACCCGGCACCGCTGGGCCGGACCCCGCCCCTGCCACCGCGGCTCGCCTCCCGCCACCCGCTGAGCCCCGGCGGTGGCCAGGAACTCTCCTGGTCGGTGACCCCCTCCGGGCGCGGCCTGGTGACACCCGCCTCGCTGGACAGCCCCGTCACCCGGATCGAGGGCCGCGCGCCCGGCGTCGTCCCGGTGCGGGCCGTCTACCTCCCCAGCGGCGGGCTGCGGCCCTACCAGTGCGAGGTCCGGCTCCGCGGGGAACTCGACGGCACCGAAGCCAGGATCAGCAAGGATCGCTACGACCTGGTGCTGAACATCCTCAACTGGTTCCACCCCATCGGTGTGGAATTCCGAACGGAACGGCTTCGCCGTCATGTAAAGGAGCTGCTCGACACCTTGGCCGACGCCGACCTGCTCCCGGCGTACACCTTCCCTAACTTCCACACGTCGGACCAGCCTCCCTCCCGATTCATCCGACCGGACAAGGATGACGAACGATGA
- a CDS encoding peptidoglycan-binding domain-containing protein produces the protein MMVALSNVRFGKRNGDVKVIQRALIGLGFTIPTGATGLFCDETKSAYAAWQHKLGFVGGDTDGFPGCSSLTKVGPSAQFKVDCRHPGGIAKNSVRFSKNSGIPQSEDAVRAAEQACVKTGAPPSWGTGAGDGAILITLTRRESSFRSNAVNVTDRNATGPVRSDGAKLNCSRAYTQVIPETFAENHQEGTSD, from the coding sequence ATGATGGTCGCCCTGTCCAACGTTCGGTTCGGTAAGCGCAATGGCGACGTGAAAGTCATTCAGCGCGCCCTGATCGGCCTGGGGTTCACCATCCCGACAGGAGCCACCGGGCTTTTCTGCGACGAGACGAAGTCCGCGTACGCCGCCTGGCAGCACAAACTGGGCTTCGTCGGCGGAGATACTGACGGATTCCCCGGTTGTTCCTCCCTGACAAAGGTCGGCCCCAGCGCTCAGTTCAAAGTGGATTGCCGGCATCCAGGAGGAATCGCCAAGAACTCGGTTCGGTTCTCGAAGAACTCCGGGATTCCCCAGAGCGAGGATGCCGTGCGAGCCGCCGAACAGGCGTGTGTCAAGACGGGTGCGCCGCCGAGCTGGGGCACCGGGGCCGGTGATGGTGCGATCCTGATCACCTTGACACGGCGGGAGTCGTCCTTCAGGTCCAACGCGGTAAATGTAACGGACAGGAATGCGACGGGACCCGTTCGGTCGGACGGCGCCAAGCTCAACTGCTCACGCGCTTACACGCAGGTGATTCCCGAAACCTTCGCCGAGAATCACCAGGAGGGTACCTCTGATTAA